Sequence from the Catenuloplanes indicus genome:
CGCGGCCAGCGTCGTCACGCGTGCCGCGGTGCCGGATCCGCACGGCGACCGGTCGACTTCGCCGTCCGCGAAGATCGTCACGTTTCGCCGCTGCCGTGGCCCGGCGACCTCCTCGTGGAGGATCACGCCGTAGATTCCGCTCAAGCCGTGCGTCCGACGGGTGCCGGGCGGCCGGGTGATCCGCCAGCGAGGCCTTGATCTCCCGTCCGATTCCGATCAGCGCGGTCCACGTCCGGATCGCCGATCGCCGACATGCGCCGCTCCGCCACGGTCGCGCCGTCGATCCGGACCGGTGGAACCGGCACGATCCGGAACGGCTCACCGCCCGTGTGGTGATCCTCCGTCAGCACCCGCTCACTGATCATGAGTTCATCGGACCACGGCCGGAAGATCGATTTCACAGCCGTCCCGCGGTACGTGTCGTCACGCTGTGTACGAGCGTGGCCACGTGCAGCATGCGATAGGCGTCATACCTGAGAGTAGCTCTGATGCAAGATCACGATCGGGTGACGAGTTCGTGAAGAGCGGGACGGTATCAGGGTGGTTCAACCCCCGCTGACCTGCGCTTTTACCCATTCGGTCCGGTGTGGACGAATTGCGGCGCGCACTTACGCTGCGCAGCATGTTCAACGGGGACACCCTTGTCAGCTGGCGGCGCCGGGCAACGGCCGGTGCGCTCAGCTTCGCGGCGGCCGGACTGCTGGCCGCCGGCTGCACGCCGGTCGGCGAGCCCGCGACGGCCGCCTCGGGTGCGTCCGGTGCGCCGGTCGCGGCGCCGGTGTTCGACGGCGATCCGCTGCCGTTCGGCCCGGACGGCTTCGGCCGGATAACCGTCGGCATGAAGGAGGAGGAGGCGCTGCTCACCGGCGACCTCCAGGCCACGCCGATCTCCACCGTGCTGGGGCGGAACGTGTACTCGTTCGTCGGCGGCCCGGAGCCGGACCCGAGCCGGATGGCCGCGGACGAGGAGCTGGAGGCCAAGGTCGCGAAGGCGGACGACCCGGCGGCCGCCAACTCGAAGGACAACTTCGCGCAGCTCTACGCGGACTCGACGAAGCGGACGCTGGAGCGCATGCACGCCTACCTGGACGCGGGCGGCGCGTCGTTCCGCGGCGGATACCTGGACAGCATCGCCGCACCGAAGGACGCGGTCACGGCCGAGGGCATCAAGCGCGGCTCGTCCCGTGCCGACCTGGAGGCGGCCTACGAGAACCTCGGCCTGGCCAAGGGCGGCGACGGCAACTACAAGATGCCGGCCGGCCGCGAGTGGCAGCTGATCTTCGAGATGGACCGCGACAAGGTCAAGTACATGTCGCTGGCCCGCCGCCTCTGACGTACGGCCGACAATGATCAGGGCCTCCCGGATGACACATCCGGGAGGCCCTGACCGTTGTGGCTCACGCGTCGGCGAGCGCGGGCTCCGGCGTACCGGTGGCGACGTCCTCGGTGTGCTGCGGCCGCACCACCGGGACCAGTAGCGACAGCGCGACGGCGGTGGCGGCGAGCCCGGTCATCACCCAGAAGGCGGTGGTGTAGCCGGACTCGTACGGCAGGCCGTTCGGCTGCATGTGCCCGGTCACGATCGAGGCGACCACGGCCGTGCCGATGGACGCGCCGATCGTCCGGATGTTGGTGTTCATACCGCTGGCCACGCCGGTCTGGGACGGCGGCACCGCGTGCACGATCAGGTTGATCATCGCGGCGAACGAGACGCCCAGGCCCAGGCCGAAGACCGCGCCGGCGGTGGCGACCTGCCACGGCGCGTGGTGGAACGCCGCGATCGAGGCGCACGCCAGCGCGACCAGCGACGCGCCGATCACCAGCTGCGCCTTGCCGGACAGCCGGGTGTTCAGCGGCCCGCTCAGCGAGCCGGACGCGGCCATCGCGATCAGCATCGGCAGCATCAGCAGGCCGGTCGTGGTCAGGCTGGCGCCGAAGCCGTATCCGGCCGCGACCGGCGTCTGGATCAGTTGCGGCAGGAACGCGTATGCGCCGAACATGCCGGCGCCGAACAGCAGCGCCACCAGGTTCGTGGTCCACACGGCCGGGCGCCGCATCATGCGCATGTCGATCAGCGGGTTCGAGGACCGGAACTCGACCACGATCCAGGTGGCGAGCAGCACCGCGGCCGCGGCCAGCAGCCCGATCACCGGCGCCGAGGTCCATCCCCAGGCCGAGGCCTTGGTGAGCGGCAGCAGCAGTGCGACCAGCCAGGACGACATCAGTGCCGCGGCGAGCCAGTTGATCCTTCCCGGGGTACGGAGCGGGGACTCCGGCACCACCCGCAGCGCGAACGCGGCCACCGTCAGCGCGGCGGCCAGCGGGAGCCAGAACAGCCAGCGCCAGTCGAGCGCGCCGACGACCGGCCCGGCGAGCACGATGCCGACGCCGCCGCCGGCCGCGATGACCGCGGACATACCGCCCACCGCGGACGCGACGCGGGCCGGCGGGAACTCGTCCCGGATGATGCCGAACGCCAGCGGGAAGACCGCACCGCCGAGGCCTTGTAGCACGCGGCCGGCGATGAGCACCGCGATGGTCGGTGCCAGCGCCGCGACCAGGCAGCCGGCCGCGAGCGCGACCAGCGCGGCGACCAGCACGCGGCGTTTGCCGATCATGTCGCCGACCCGGCCGAGCAGCGGCGTGGCGACCGCGGCCGCCAGCAGCCAGGACGTGAAGACCCAGGTCGCGGTGCCGGCGTCGGTGTGCAGGTCGCGCTGGATGGTGGGCAGCACCGGGGTGATCAGGGACTGCATGAGGGAGACGGTGCCCGCGGCGGACGCGAGGATCGCGAACACGCGGGTGGTGCTGGTGCTTGCCATGAGGGCCCTTCGAAGGCATGGAGTTCGACGTGCCTGTTAAAGTGGAGGCACTCCTCCACCTTAGTGGAGGCAAGCCTCCGGTTTCAACCGGGTTCGTCGGGAGGGATGACGTGACGGAGCGGACAACCGCTCTCCGGCGGCCGCAGCGCGCGGACGCCCGGCGCAACTACGACGCGCTGCTGGCCGCCGCGCGCGAGGTCTTCGCGGATAAGGGAACCGAGGCGTCGCTGGAGGAGATCGCCCGCCGGGCCGGTGTCGGCATCGGCACGCTCTACCGCAACTTCCCGGCCCGCCAGGACCTGTTCGAGGCCGTCTACGTCGGCGAGGTCGAGCAGCTGTGCGCGGTCGCGGACGAGGTGGCGGACCTGCCGCCGTGGGACGCGCTGCAGACCTTCCTGCGCCGGTTCGTCGGCTACGCCGCGACCAAGCGTGCGATCAAGGAGGCGCTGAACGCGGAGTCCGCGATGTTCGTCAGCTGCCGCGCCGACATGTACGCGGCCGGCCGCCCGCTCTTCGCCCGCGCCCAGGCCGCCGGCGTGGCCCGCGCGGACGCCACCTTCGACGACGTCCTGCGCATGGTCAGCGGCATCACCGCCGGCGCCTACGTCGACGACGCCCAGCGCGAACGCGTCCTCACCATGGCCCTGGACGGCGTGCGGGCCACGTAGTGGCCAGAGCCCGGAGGGCGACGCCCGGGTTTGGCGTCGCCCTCCGGGCGTCGGGGTTCTGGTGGGGTGGTGTGGGGTGTGGCGTCGTCTTCCGGGCGTCCGGGATTTGGCCGACAATGCAGGGATGCCGGTCGATGCGCATGTGCACTTCTGGAATCCTCAGACGCTGCACTACGCGTGGCTGGCCGGGACGCCGCTGGACCGGCCGTACCGTCCGGTGGATCTTGCCGCCGAGCTCGGTGAGCTGCCCGACCTCGTCATGGTGCAGGCCGACTGTGCCCCGCATCAGGCGCGTGCCGAGGTGGAGTGGATGCGCGCGGCCGCGGACGCCTATCCGCGGATCCGCGGCATGGTCGCCTACGCCCCGCTGGAGACCGGACCGGCCGCGGCCGGCCTGATCGAGGAGTACGCGGCCGACCCGTTCGTCGTCGGCGTCCGCCGGAGCATCCAGGACCAGAAACCCGGCTTCGCCGTGACCGGCCATTTCCGGTACGGCGTGCGCGCGCTCGGCGCCGCCGGCCTGACGTTCGACGCGTGCGTCCGGCACCACCAGCTGCCCGAGCTGGCTGTGCTGGCCCGCGACTGCCCGGGCACCACGATCGTGCTCGACCACCTGGGCAAGCCGCCGGTTGCCACCGGCGAGGGCCGGGACGCCTGGCGTGCCGCGCTGGCCGAGCTGGCCGCGCTCCCGCACGTACGGTGCAAGCTGTCCGGGCTGGTCACCGAGGCGAGCTACGACACCTGGACGCCCGATCAGCTGTACCCCTATCTCGACACGGCGCTGGAGCTGTTCGGCGCGGACCGTTGCCTGTTCGGCAGTGACTGGCCCGTGGTGACGCTCGCCTCCGACTACCGGCACTGGTACGGCACGGTCCGCAATGTGCTCGCGCCCGCGGAACGGCATGCGGTGCTGTCCGGGAATGCGCTCACCGTCTACGGCCTTTCGCGCTGACCGTCCCTTTCTTTGCCGACCGTCGCATTTGCCGCCGAACACCCGTGCCCGCCGGGTCGCGCCCTATCCGATCTGTCTGATCAACCGCTCGGTCAGCCGGTTCGTGGTGTTAAATCAACGTTGAGATGGGCGCTGACTATGAGTGTCGAGGGAGGCCACTCTTCGTAGTCGCTACCAACGTGGAGTCCGAAGCGCAACCGCCCGTTCCGCTCTGCTCCGGGTCATTCGGGCGATCTTCGCCTTGCCTGGTCAGGCATAACTCGGATCGCGTTTTCGATTCAGACCGGATCCATGCAAAGCTTCACTGGTCGCTCATGATCCAAACACCATCCGTATTCGCCGGACGGCGATTCGGACCGTCGCAACTACCGGAGGAAAAGTGGCTAACATCGATACCGCGCTGAAGGATGCGATGTCGATCGACGGAGCCATCGCTGTCGCGCTCGTCGACTACACCAGTGGGCTCACGCTCGGCGTGATGGGTGGCGGACCGGGCATGGACGTGACGATCGCGGCCGCCGGCAACACCGACGTGGTCCGTGCCAAGCTGCGCACGCTGGAGATGCTCGGCCTGCCGGACGGCATCGAGGACATCCTGATCACGCTGGACACGCAGTACCACCTGATCCGGCTGCTCCAGCCGCGCCGTCAGGGCGAGGCGCTGTTCATGTACCTGGCGCTCAGCAAGAGCCGGGCCAACCTGGGCATGGCCCGCCACCAGCTCAAGCGCATCGAGGCCGAGCTCGAGGTCTGAGTCGCACCGCTCGGTCCGGCCCGGCCGTGATCAGTAGATCGCGGGGATGACACCGCGGTGGCACACCGTGGTGCGGAGAAAAGGAAAGCAGTGGCAGAACGAAGCCTGTCCCAGATCGTCACCGACACGGTCCGGGACTTCCGGAACCAGGTGCCCGAGTGCATCGCCTCGGGCTGGGTCGACATGTCGACCGGCATGCTCCTGGTGGCGGACACGCTCGACGACCACCCGACCGAGGTCCTCGACCTCCTCGCGGCCGCGACGTTCGACCTGTTCCAGGGCCGCAACGTCACGATGATCGAGGACATCTGGAAGCAGCAGCGCGGCACGCCGGGCGACGACCGTCACTACTTCCAGGAGATCCTGGTCAACAGCGACAACCTCGTCCACCTGTTCATGCGCAGCGCGTCGAACCAGGACCTGGTCGCGGTCATCGTCTGCCGCCGGCAGGTGAACATCGGCATGCTCTTCGCGCAGGCCCGCATGGTGAT
This genomic interval carries:
- a CDS encoding MFS transporter; this encodes MASTSTTRVFAILASAAGTVSLMQSLITPVLPTIQRDLHTDAGTATWVFTSWLLAAAVATPLLGRVGDMIGKRRVLVAALVALAAGCLVAALAPTIAVLIAGRVLQGLGGAVFPLAFGIIRDEFPPARVASAVGGMSAVIAAGGGVGIVLAGPVVGALDWRWLFWLPLAAALTVAAFALRVVPESPLRTPGRINWLAAALMSSWLVALLLPLTKASAWGWTSAPVIGLLAAAAVLLATWIVVEFRSSNPLIDMRMMRRPAVWTTNLVALLFGAGMFGAYAFLPQLIQTPVAAGYGFGASLTTTGLLMLPMLIAMAASGSLSGPLNTRLSGKAQLVIGASLVALACASIAAFHHAPWQVATAGAVFGLGLGVSFAAMINLIVHAVPPSQTGVASGMNTNIRTIGASIGTAVVASIVTGHMQPNGLPYESGYTTAFWVMTGLAATAVALSLLVPVVRPQHTEDVATGTPEPALADA
- a CDS encoding amidohydrolase family protein, whose product is MPVDAHVHFWNPQTLHYAWLAGTPLDRPYRPVDLAAELGELPDLVMVQADCAPHQARAEVEWMRAAADAYPRIRGMVAYAPLETGPAAAGLIEEYAADPFVVGVRRSIQDQKPGFAVTGHFRYGVRALGAAGLTFDACVRHHQLPELAVLARDCPGTTIVLDHLGKPPVATGEGRDAWRAALAELAALPHVRCKLSGLVTEASYDTWTPDQLYPYLDTALELFGADRCLFGSDWPVVTLASDYRHWYGTVRNVLAPAERHAVLSGNALTVYGLSR
- a CDS encoding TetR/AcrR family transcriptional regulator — protein: MTERTTALRRPQRADARRNYDALLAAAREVFADKGTEASLEEIARRAGVGIGTLYRNFPARQDLFEAVYVGEVEQLCAVADEVADLPPWDALQTFLRRFVGYAATKRAIKEALNAESAMFVSCRADMYAAGRPLFARAQAAGVARADATFDDVLRMVSGITAGAYVDDAQRERVLTMALDGVRAT